The nucleotide window AATATGGTTGCCTACTTAACTAATTGTTTTAACTGATTGTTTTATTCTTCCAGTTTCTTTCTGACCTCTGCAGCCATCTCCATGGTGGATGCATTACCACCCAAGTCCCCGGTTACTGCTTTACCTTCTGCCAGGACTTTTACCAGGGCATTTTCAAGTTTTCGGGCTGAATCGTTTTCTTCTAAGTAATCCAGCATTAATACTGCAGATAAAATCATGGCAGATGGGTTTGCAGTTCCTTTACCCGCATGATCTGGTGCTGAACCATGCACTGGTTCAAACAATCCAATATTTTCTCCAATGTTAGCTGAAGGGGCCAATCCCAGGCCTCCTGCCAGTCCTGCCGCTTCATCAGACAGGATGTCTCCAAAGAGGTTGGTGGTTACTATTACATCGAACATTTCTGGCCGGGTGATGAAGAACATGGCAGTGGCATCCACGTAACGGTCATCCAGTTCCATATCGGGATAATCTTTGGCTACTTGGTAGAATATATCCCTGAAAAGCCCATCAGTTTTTTTGAGGACGTTTGCCTTGTGCACTGCAGTTACTTTCTTCCTGCCTGTTTTTTTGGCATATTCAAAGGCATACTTACATATCCTCTCTGCGGCCTTTCGGGTGGTAACTCGAAGAGCAGTTGCTCCTTCCTCAGTTTCCTCTTCCAGGCCAATATATAATCCTTCTGTGTTTTCACGGACTATGACAAAGTCCACATTATCAAAAAGACATTTTGTACCAGGATATGATTTTGCCGGTCGGATGTTAGCGTACAGTTCAAGTTCCTGGCGCAGTTTAACGATCACATCGGCAGCTGATTCCCCTGCAGCACCAAACAGGCACGCTTGAGATGTTTTAACTATGTCCACGGTTTCTTGAGGTAATGCCACCCCTGTTTTTTCCATGTACTCATCTCCAGCATCGGCAAATGTGTAATCAAATTCAACATCAACTACTTCCAGAACATGGAGCGTTGCTTCCATAACCTCTTTTCCAATTCCGTCTCCGGGTATCACTGCTATTTTATACATATTAAACACCAAATTTTTATCCTGATCTTTTTTAATATTCGCCTTAATTCATCTCAATTTTCCAATTAAAAATCTTTAATAATCCTTTATCTCGGCAAGATGGTTTTTCAAGTAGCTGATTAGTCCTCCTTCATTCATAATGCCCATCATGAAATCAGGGAGCGCTTTTATTTCAAACTCTTTGGAATTAGTTAAATCCTTTAAAACACCTTTATCAATGTCTATCTGGATTTCGTCTCCTTCTTCGATATTACGAGAAATACCTTTGGCTTCAATAAGAAGCAATCCAATGTTTGTGGAGTTTCTGTAGAATATTCTGGCAAATGATTCTGCTACCACTGCAGATATTCCAGCCCCTTTTATGGCTATTGGTGCGTGTTCACGTGAAGATCCGCAGCCAAAGTTTTTCCCGGCAACAATTATGTCACCTTTTTTTACTTTCTGTGAGAATTCAGGGTCGCATCCTTCCATAACACAGGATGCAAGTTCTTTTTCCCCAGTTAACACCAAGTATCTGCCGGGAACAATTATATCAGTGTCCACATCATCCGGGAACTTCCAAACCTTTCCTTTAATTACTTTGTCCATAATTACCACCTTTAAATATCGTGTAATGATCAAATATCTTATTTAAAATTTTAATTTATAGATCAAACCTTTGATAACACTTAAATCATCGTTCAGATGTGTTTTATCTTGGATCTGTTATTTCTCCCTTGAGTGCTGATGCTGCAGCTACTGCAGCGGAGCTGAGGTATACTTCTGCTTCAGGACTTCCCTGTCTTCCTTTGAAGTTCCGGTTGGATGTGGAGAGGCTTACTTCTCCGGGCCCAAGGAGTCCTACGTGACCACCAAGGCATGGCCCACAGCAGGGGTTGCATACTAGGGCACCGGCATCCACGAATATGTTCATCAAGCCCTGATCCAGTGCCTGCCTGTATATTTCGCGGGAGGCTGGTATTACCAGCATCCTGACATCAGAAGATATTTGTTTTCCTTTCAGGATTTCTGCTGCCACTTGTAAATCATCCAGGCGTCCGTTGGTACATGACCCCAGGAATACTTGGTCTATGGGTGTTCCTTCTACTTCAGTCACAGGTTTTACATTATCCACATGGTGGGGGCAGGCGATTTGTGGTTCCAGGTCATTTACATTCACATACATTGTGGTGAGGGAATCTGCATCTTCATCGGTTTTGAAAGCCTGGTAAGGTTTGTTGGTTCGTCCCTTCAAGTATTGGATGGTTTTATCATCCACTTCCACCATTCCAGTTTTACCCCCCATTTCTATGGCCATGTTACACAGTGCCATTCGCTGGGATACCGACATGTTACTGGTTGTTTCTCCTCCAAATTCACAGGCCTGGTAAGTTGCACCATCCGCCCCTATTTGTCCAATTATGTTTAAAACCACGTCCTTGGAGTAAACATGCCTACCTAGTTTGCCTTCTATTTCAAATTTTATGGTTTCTGGGACCTTAAACCAGAGTTTTCCTGTGGCAAATACCATTGCCATATCTGT belongs to uncultured Methanobacterium sp. and includes:
- the hacA gene encoding homoaconitase large subunit, yielding MAMTMAEKILAKAAGLKETEAGNIVMANIDVAMTHDLTGPLSVQSFQKIGVEKVWDPEKIVVLFDHQVPADSLEAAQNHIFMREFVDKQGINNFYDVKEGVCHQVLPEKGHVIPGEVIVGTDSHTCTHGALGAFATGIGSTDMAMVFATGKLWFKVPETIKFEIEGKLGRHVYSKDVVLNIIGQIGADGATYQACEFGGETTSNMSVSQRMALCNMAIEMGGKTGMVEVDDKTIQYLKGRTNKPYQAFKTDEDADSLTTMYVNVNDLEPQIACPHHVDNVKPVTEVEGTPIDQVFLGSCTNGRLDDLQVAAEILKGKQISSDVRMLVIPASREIYRQALDQGLMNIFVDAGALVCNPCCGPCLGGHVGLLGPGEVSLSTSNRNFKGRQGSPEAEVYLSSAAVAAASALKGEITDPR
- a CDS encoding 3-isopropylmalate dehydratase small subunit; this encodes MKGKVWKFPDDVDTDIIVPGRYLVLTGEKELASCVMEGCDPEFSQKVKKGDIIVAGKNFGCGSSREHAPIAIKGAGISAVVAESFARIFYRNSTNIGLLLIEAKGISRNIEEGDEIQIDIDKGVLKDLTNSKEFEIKALPDFMMGIMNEGGLISYLKNHLAEIKDY
- a CDS encoding isocitrate/isopropylmalate family dehydrogenase: MYKIAVIPGDGIGKEVMEATLHVLEVVDVEFDYTFADAGDEYMEKTGVALPQETVDIVKTSQACLFGAAGESAADVIVKLRQELELYANIRPAKSYPGTKCLFDNVDFVIVRENTEGLYIGLEEETEEGATALRVTTRKAAERICKYAFEYAKKTGRKKVTAVHKANVLKKTDGLFRDIFYQVAKDYPDMELDDRYVDATAMFFITRPEMFDVIVTTNLFGDILSDEAAGLAGGLGLAPSANIGENIGLFEPVHGSAPDHAGKGTANPSAMILSAVLMLDYLEENDSARKLENALVKVLAEGKAVTGDLGGNASTMEMAAEVRKKLEE